A stretch of Anaeromyxobacter dehalogenans 2CP-1 DNA encodes these proteins:
- a CDS encoding cytochrome c3 family protein, producing MSALFTPRSNALFRLVLVLLIAGAGGTVAAFMVYWRVPYGTGQQEQVAQPVQFDHRHHVQDDLIDCRYCHSTVDRAASAGIPSTELCLNCHAQVWNKSPLLDVVRASWFANEPIRWMRVHKLPDFVYFNHSIHVNKGVGCVECHGRVDQMAAIEQVQPLTMGWCLDCHRNPYPRLRPPEEVTNMAWKPDGDPAAIGREIAKKYDVKPRTSCYTCHR from the coding sequence ATGAGCGCACTGTTCACGCCGAGATCCAACGCTCTCTTCCGCCTCGTCCTCGTCCTCCTGATCGCCGGCGCCGGCGGGACGGTCGCCGCGTTCATGGTGTACTGGCGCGTGCCGTACGGCACCGGCCAGCAGGAACAGGTGGCGCAGCCGGTCCAGTTCGACCACCGGCACCACGTCCAGGACGACCTGATCGACTGCCGGTACTGCCACAGCACGGTGGACCGCGCGGCGAGCGCGGGCATCCCCTCCACCGAGCTCTGCCTGAACTGCCACGCGCAGGTCTGGAACAAGAGCCCGCTGCTCGACGTGGTCCGCGCGAGCTGGTTCGCGAACGAGCCCATCCGCTGGATGCGCGTCCACAAGCTGCCGGACTTCGTCTACTTCAACCACTCCATCCACGTGAACAAGGGCGTCGGCTGCGTCGAGTGCCACGGCCGCGTGGACCAGATGGCCGCCATCGAGCAGGTGCAGCCGCTGACGATGGGCTGGTGCCTCGACTGCCACCGCAACCCGTATCCCCGCCTCCGCCCGCCGGAGGAGGTCACCAACATGGCCTGGAAGCCGGACGGTGACCCCGCCGCGATCGGGAGGGAGATCGCGAAGAAGTACGACGTCAAACCGCGCACGAGCTGCTACACATGCCATCGCTAG
- a CDS encoding Fe-S-cluster-containing hydrogenase, producing MPSLGLPIYGQKQGAGLDARRWRSVEEAAEAREVPPGEFPDDAAAVPEGFTRRGFLQVLGASVALAGLEACKPPRENVVSYVRPPAGVTPSLPSAYATVASRGGYAVGVVVTSHEGRPTKIEGNREHPSSRGGSDAMLQASILDLYDPRRLKGFTRAGRPLGFATLLREVSALARSHAQDGGARLRFLVEPTSSPAVADLRRRILERFPRARFDAWAPVGADAGRAGAAIAFGKPLDAAASLADADVILSLESDFLALEGDSLRLAREFGARRTAERMNRLYVAESAYTVTGGAADHRFRMRSADVLGFGRAVAAELAAKHGLAQLAPLGAPAGGERAKAAAAVAADLARARGRSAVLAGDRQPAAVHALAAALNGALGNAGKTVAYRPTALLDPAAGPDRLRALAGELEAGKVDALVVTAWNPAHTAPADVPLRKLLPKAKDTIALALREDDTVRLATWKIAATHPLEAWGDLRAADGTASIQQPLIAPLHESLSELELLAAFLDEGDHGTWRIVREGWRRRAGEAGFDGRWDGWLAAGVVAGSAVPPEPAQADLARVAEAVRAVAAPGASLELGFAADYKVLDGRFLENAWLQEYPHPITKLTWDNAAQLSAATAKQLGVESGDLVELSWRGRTLTAPALVVPGHADGSVLLTLGYGQALSGPVGKGVGHDAYALRTSDAPWFGAGVEVRKTGKRHPLATTQEHFSMQGRAIALALDAPELAHAKHELDEHRGPQATIHEPVDYSKNEYRWGMAIDLSRCIGCGACTVACQAENNIPVVGKEQVLRSREMHWLRVDRYFEGPVEDPASVSQPLACVHCEAAPCEYVCPVNATVHSEEGLNEMVYNRCVGTRYCSNNCPYKVRRFNWLDWHGTLEPTEKMVHNPDVTVRARGVMEKCTYCTQRIEHARIDARSSGRKIGGDEVVSACQQACPTEAIVFGNLNDPGSAVSKRHADARRYDLLHELGTRPRTAYLVKLRNPNPDLA from the coding sequence ATGCCATCGCTAGGGCTTCCCATCTACGGACAGAAGCAGGGTGCGGGTCTCGACGCGCGCCGCTGGCGCAGCGTCGAGGAGGCCGCCGAGGCCAGGGAGGTGCCGCCGGGCGAGTTCCCGGACGACGCCGCCGCGGTCCCGGAGGGCTTCACGCGCCGCGGGTTCCTCCAGGTGCTCGGCGCCTCGGTGGCGCTGGCGGGCCTGGAGGCCTGCAAGCCGCCGCGCGAGAACGTGGTCTCGTACGTACGGCCGCCGGCCGGCGTGACCCCGAGCCTCCCGAGCGCCTACGCCACCGTCGCGTCGCGCGGCGGGTACGCGGTGGGCGTGGTGGTCACCAGCCACGAGGGCCGGCCCACCAAGATCGAGGGCAACCGCGAGCACCCGTCGAGCCGCGGCGGGAGCGACGCCATGCTGCAGGCGTCGATCCTCGACCTCTACGACCCGCGCCGGCTGAAGGGCTTCACCCGCGCCGGCCGCCCGCTCGGGTTCGCCACGCTGCTGCGCGAGGTCTCGGCGCTGGCCCGGTCGCACGCGCAGGACGGCGGGGCGCGGCTGCGCTTCCTGGTCGAGCCGACCAGCTCGCCGGCGGTCGCCGACCTCCGCCGGCGGATCCTGGAGCGCTTCCCGCGCGCCCGCTTCGACGCGTGGGCGCCGGTGGGCGCCGACGCGGGGCGCGCCGGCGCGGCGATCGCGTTCGGCAAGCCGCTCGACGCCGCGGCCTCCCTCGCCGACGCGGACGTGATCCTCTCGCTCGAGTCGGACTTCCTCGCGCTCGAGGGCGACAGCCTGCGCCTGGCGCGCGAGTTCGGCGCGCGGCGCACCGCCGAGCGGATGAACCGGCTCTACGTGGCCGAGTCGGCCTACACCGTGACCGGCGGCGCCGCCGACCACCGCTTCCGGATGCGCTCCGCCGACGTGCTCGGGTTCGGGCGCGCGGTCGCCGCGGAGCTCGCCGCGAAGCACGGCCTCGCCCAGCTCGCGCCGCTCGGCGCGCCGGCCGGGGGCGAGCGCGCGAAGGCGGCCGCGGCGGTCGCGGCCGACCTGGCCCGGGCGCGGGGCCGCTCGGCGGTGCTCGCCGGCGACCGGCAGCCCGCGGCGGTGCACGCGCTCGCGGCGGCGCTGAACGGCGCGCTCGGCAACGCCGGCAAGACGGTCGCGTACCGCCCCACCGCGCTGCTCGATCCGGCCGCCGGGCCGGACCGGCTCCGCGCGCTCGCCGGCGAGCTCGAGGCGGGCAAGGTGGACGCGCTGGTGGTGACGGCCTGGAACCCGGCGCACACCGCGCCGGCCGACGTGCCGCTCCGCAAGCTGCTCCCGAAGGCGAAGGACACGATCGCGCTCGCGCTCCGCGAGGACGACACGGTCCGGCTCGCGACCTGGAAGATCGCGGCCACCCACCCGCTGGAGGCCTGGGGCGACCTGCGCGCCGCGGACGGCACCGCCTCCATCCAGCAGCCGCTCATCGCGCCGCTGCACGAGTCGCTGAGCGAGCTCGAGCTGCTCGCGGCGTTCCTCGACGAGGGGGACCACGGCACCTGGCGCATCGTGCGCGAGGGCTGGCGGCGCCGCGCCGGCGAGGCCGGGTTCGACGGCCGCTGGGACGGCTGGCTCGCCGCGGGCGTGGTCGCGGGCAGCGCGGTGCCGCCCGAGCCCGCGCAGGCGGACCTGGCCCGGGTCGCGGAGGCGGTGCGCGCGGTGGCCGCGCCGGGCGCCTCGCTCGAGCTCGGCTTCGCCGCCGACTACAAGGTGCTCGACGGGCGCTTCCTCGAGAACGCCTGGCTGCAGGAGTACCCGCACCCGATCACCAAGCTGACCTGGGACAACGCGGCGCAGCTCTCGGCCGCGACCGCGAAGCAGCTCGGCGTCGAGTCGGGTGACCTCGTCGAGCTGTCGTGGCGGGGCCGCACGCTCACCGCGCCGGCTCTGGTGGTCCCGGGCCACGCCGACGGCTCGGTGCTGCTCACGCTCGGCTACGGGCAGGCGCTGTCCGGGCCGGTGGGGAAGGGCGTGGGCCACGACGCCTACGCGCTCCGCACCTCCGACGCGCCCTGGTTCGGCGCCGGCGTGGAGGTCCGCAAGACCGGGAAGCGGCACCCGCTCGCGACGACGCAGGAGCACTTCTCGATGCAGGGCCGGGCCATCGCGCTCGCGCTCGACGCGCCGGAGCTCGCCCACGCGAAGCACGAGCTGGACGAGCACCGCGGCCCGCAGGCCACCATCCACGAGCCGGTGGACTACTCGAAGAACGAGTACCGCTGGGGCATGGCCATCGACCTCTCGCGCTGCATCGGCTGCGGCGCGTGCACGGTCGCCTGCCAGGCCGAGAACAACATCCCGGTGGTCGGCAAGGAGCAGGTGCTCCGCAGCCGCGAGATGCACTGGCTGCGGGTGGACCGCTACTTCGAGGGCCCGGTCGAGGATCCCGCCTCCGTCTCCCAGCCGCTCGCGTGCGTGCACTGCGAGGCGGCGCCCTGCGAGTACGTGTGCCCGGTGAACGCCACCGTGCACTCGGAGGAGGGCCTGAACGAGATGGTCTACAACCGGTGCGTCGGGACCCGGTACTGCTCCAACAACTGCCCGTACAAGGTGCGCCGCTTCAACTGGCTCGACTGGCACGGGACGCTCGAGCCGACCGAGAAGATGGTGCACAACCCCGACGTCACGGTCCGCGCGCGCGGCGTGATGGAGAAGTGCACCTACTGCACGCAGCGCATCGAGCACGCGCGCATCGACGCGCGCTCGAGCGGCCGGAAGATCGGCGGCGACGAGGTGGTCTCCGCCTGCCAGCAGGCCTGCCCCACCGAGGCGATCGTCTTCGGCAACCTGAACGACCCCGGCTCGGCCGTGTCGAAGCGGCACGCGGACGCCCGCCGCTACGACCTGCTGCACGAGCTCGGCACCCGGCCGCGCACCGCCTACCTCGTCAAGCTCCGCAACCCGAACCCCGACCTCGCATGA
- a CDS encoding sigma-70 family RNA polymerase sigma factor, with product METSDATLIDRARTGDRRALDELLTRHQRRVYRFGLKMCRDPEDAKDILQETLLAAARTVKDFRGASSVSTWMYTIARSFCIKKRRRSKFAPAEETSLDQREPGAEARQVADPGRTPDESLAGRQIEQALETAIGRLDPMYREVLVLRDVEGLSAPEVAEVMGLSVEAVKSRLHRARVAVREALVPLLGIPEAPAAAAPEAAPAARPAAPSGPDVTCPDIVQLFSRHLEGEISANVCADMEKHLAGCPACQSRCDSLQRTLALCKAAPMPEVPAKVQASVRQAIKKFVELHS from the coding sequence ATGGAAACCAGCGACGCCACCCTGATCGACCGCGCCCGGACCGGCGACCGCCGTGCGCTCGACGAGCTGCTCACGCGCCACCAGCGGCGCGTCTACCGCTTCGGCCTGAAGATGTGCCGGGATCCGGAGGACGCGAAGGACATCCTCCAGGAGACGCTGCTCGCGGCCGCACGCACGGTGAAGGACTTCCGCGGCGCGTCGTCGGTCTCGACGTGGATGTACACGATCGCCCGGAGCTTCTGCATCAAGAAGCGCCGCCGCTCGAAGTTCGCGCCGGCCGAGGAGACCTCCCTCGACCAGCGCGAGCCGGGGGCCGAGGCGCGGCAGGTCGCGGACCCCGGGCGCACGCCGGACGAGTCGCTCGCCGGGCGCCAGATCGAGCAGGCCCTGGAGACCGCCATCGGGCGCCTCGACCCCATGTACCGCGAGGTGCTGGTGCTGCGGGACGTCGAGGGGCTCTCCGCCCCCGAGGTCGCCGAGGTGATGGGCCTGAGCGTGGAGGCGGTGAAGAGCCGGCTCCACCGGGCCCGCGTGGCCGTGCGCGAGGCGCTGGTGCCGCTCCTCGGGATCCCGGAGGCCCCGGCCGCGGCCGCGCCTGAGGCCGCGCCCGCGGCGCGACCGGCCGCGCCGTCCGGTCCCGACGTCACCTGCCCGGACATCGTCCAGCTCTTCTCCCGCCACCTCGAGGGCGAGATCAGCGCGAACGTGTGCGCCGACATGGAGAAGCACCTGGCAGGCTGCCCGGCGTGCCAGTCGCGCTGCGACTCCCTCCAGCGCACCCTGGCGCTCTGCAAGGCCGCGCCGATGCCCGAGGTGCCGGCGAAGGTGCAGGCGTCCGTGCGCCAGGCGATCAAGAAGTTCGTCGAGCTGCACTCCTGA
- a CDS encoding ATP-dependent Clp protease adaptor ClpS: MAERTRPGGDTEVVVPKTRAERETKRPPLYRVLLHNDHYTTQEFVDFVLMTVFNHDPESAHRIMLHVHMHGVGVAGIYPYEIAETKARKTMDLAREAEYPLLVTIEPE; this comes from the coding sequence ATGGCTGAACGAACCCGTCCCGGGGGCGATACGGAGGTCGTCGTCCCCAAGACGCGCGCGGAGCGGGAGACGAAGCGCCCGCCGCTGTACAGGGTACTGCTGCACAACGACCATTACACGACGCAGGAGTTCGTGGATTTCGTCCTCATGACGGTCTTCAACCACGACCCGGAGTCCGCCCACCGGATCATGCTCCACGTTCACATGCACGGGGTGGGGGTCGCCGGTATCTATCCCTACGAGATCGCCGAGACGAAGGCGCGGAAGACGATGGACCTGGCGCGCGAGGCGGAATACCCGCTGCTCGTGACGATCGAGCCGGAGTAG
- the clpA gene encoding ATP-dependent Clp protease ATP-binding subunit ClpA, with product MVTVSKELQQTLQAAVGEARRRRHEYVTLEHLLHAMTKDKVASEVLLACGADLKLLERELEEYLDRTLESVAAGQDPEQTAAFQRVLQRAAWHVQGSGRTELNAGDVLVAITRERGSHAVYLLEKQGVRRLDILQYISHGVSKDGEDSPGGAEGEGDGDEGAPRPVKDPFRTFTVNLVERAAQGQIDPLIGRDAEIERTIQVLCRRRKNNPVFVGEPGVGKTAIVEGLALRIHEKQVPAVLEKAAIYSLDMGALLAGTKFRGEFEQRLKGVIAGVKKTPNAILFIDEIHTIVGAGATTGSSMDASNLLKPALASGELRCIGSTTFHDYKQTFERDHALARRFQKIEVHEPSVEDTVKILRGLKKVYEEHHGVEYTPRALRAAAELSAKHINDRQLPDKAIDVLDEAGARDRMRPEARRHRRITGRDVERVVAKIAKIPERTVSADDQAQLRSLVPELRKVIYGQDQAIDAIASAIKLSRSGLASPEKPIGSFLFSGPTGVGKTELAKQLARILGVEFLRFDMTEYQEKHTVSRLIGAPPGYVGFDQGGLLTDAIRKTPYAVLLLDEIEKAHPDIYNLLLQVMDHATLTDNNGRKADFRHVVLVMTTNAGAHELAARRVGFGTDQSDPGNARNAIERTFTPEFRNRLDAWVAFDSLAPEVILRVVDKMVKELEGQLAEKKVRIELTAEGRAWLAEHGFDRKMGARPMARLIQNELKKPLAERILFGDLAAGGTVRVDVDAEGAKLVLTVAAPAPKPVPEPA from the coding sequence ATGGTGACGGTGTCCAAGGAGCTGCAGCAGACCCTCCAGGCCGCGGTGGGCGAGGCCCGCCGCCGGCGCCACGAGTACGTGACGCTGGAGCACCTGCTCCACGCCATGACCAAGGACAAGGTCGCGTCCGAGGTGCTGCTCGCCTGCGGCGCCGACCTGAAGCTGCTCGAGCGCGAGCTGGAGGAGTACCTCGACCGGACGCTCGAGTCGGTGGCCGCCGGCCAGGATCCCGAGCAGACCGCCGCGTTCCAGCGGGTGCTGCAGCGCGCCGCCTGGCACGTGCAGGGGTCGGGCCGCACCGAGCTGAACGCCGGCGACGTGCTCGTCGCCATCACGCGCGAGCGCGGCTCGCACGCGGTCTACCTGCTCGAGAAGCAGGGCGTCCGCCGCCTCGACATCCTCCAGTACATCTCCCACGGCGTGAGCAAGGACGGCGAGGACTCGCCGGGCGGCGCCGAGGGCGAGGGCGACGGCGACGAGGGCGCCCCGCGCCCGGTGAAGGATCCGTTCCGCACGTTCACGGTGAACCTGGTCGAGCGCGCCGCGCAGGGTCAGATCGACCCGCTCATCGGCCGCGACGCCGAGATCGAGCGGACCATCCAGGTGCTCTGCCGCCGCCGCAAGAACAACCCGGTGTTCGTGGGCGAGCCGGGCGTGGGCAAGACCGCCATCGTCGAGGGCCTGGCGCTCCGCATCCACGAGAAGCAGGTCCCGGCGGTCCTGGAGAAGGCGGCGATCTACTCGCTCGACATGGGCGCGCTGCTCGCCGGCACCAAGTTCCGCGGCGAGTTCGAGCAGCGGCTGAAGGGCGTCATCGCCGGGGTGAAGAAGACCCCCAACGCCATCCTGTTCATCGACGAGATCCACACCATCGTCGGCGCCGGCGCCACCACCGGCTCCTCGATGGACGCGTCGAACCTCCTCAAGCCGGCGCTCGCCTCGGGCGAGCTGCGCTGCATCGGCTCGACCACGTTCCACGACTACAAGCAGACGTTCGAGCGCGACCACGCGCTCGCCCGCCGCTTCCAGAAGATCGAGGTCCACGAGCCCTCGGTCGAGGACACGGTCAAGATCCTGCGCGGCCTGAAGAAGGTCTACGAGGAGCACCACGGCGTGGAGTACACGCCGCGCGCGCTCCGGGCCGCCGCCGAGCTGTCGGCGAAGCACATCAACGACCGGCAGCTGCCGGACAAAGCCATCGACGTGCTCGACGAGGCCGGCGCGCGCGACCGGATGCGCCCGGAGGCCCGGCGGCACCGCCGCATCACCGGCCGCGACGTGGAGCGGGTGGTCGCGAAGATCGCCAAGATCCCCGAGCGCACCGTCTCGGCGGACGACCAGGCGCAGCTCCGCAGCCTCGTGCCCGAGCTGCGGAAGGTCATCTACGGGCAGGACCAGGCCATCGACGCCATCGCCAGCGCCATCAAGCTCTCGCGCTCGGGCCTGGCGTCGCCCGAGAAGCCCATCGGCAGCTTCCTGTTCTCCGGGCCCACCGGAGTGGGCAAGACCGAGCTGGCGAAGCAGCTCGCCCGCATCCTCGGGGTCGAGTTCCTGCGCTTCGACATGACCGAGTACCAGGAGAAGCACACGGTCTCCCGGCTCATCGGCGCGCCCCCGGGCTACGTGGGCTTCGACCAGGGCGGCCTGCTCACCGACGCGATCCGCAAGACGCCGTACGCGGTGCTGCTGCTCGACGAGATCGAGAAGGCCCACCCGGACATCTACAACCTGCTGCTCCAGGTGATGGATCACGCCACGCTCACCGACAACAACGGGCGCAAGGCCGACTTCCGCCACGTGGTGCTGGTGATGACCACTAACGCCGGCGCGCACGAGCTGGCCGCCCGCCGCGTCGGCTTCGGGACCGACCAGTCGGATCCGGGCAACGCGCGCAACGCCATCGAGCGCACCTTCACGCCCGAGTTCCGCAACCGGCTCGACGCGTGGGTGGCGTTCGACTCGCTCGCCCCCGAGGTGATCCTGCGGGTGGTGGACAAGATGGTGAAGGAGCTGGAGGGGCAGCTCGCGGAGAAGAAGGTCCGCATCGAGCTGACCGCCGAGGGCCGGGCCTGGCTCGCCGAGCACGGCTTCGACCGCAAGATGGGCGCCCGCCCCATGGCGCGGCTCATCCAGAACGAGCTGAAGAAGCCGCTCGCCGAGCGGATCCTGTTCGGCGACCTCGCCGCCGGCGGCACGGTCCGCGTGGACGTGGACGCGGAGGGCGCGAAGCTGGTGCTGACGGTCGCCGCCCCGGCGCCGAAGCCGGTGCCCGAGCCGGCGTAG
- the aat gene encoding leucyl/phenylalanyl-tRNA--protein transferase produces the protein MPIFRLPREPAFPDPALAEPDGLLAVGGDLEPERLLTAYAEGIFPWFDAESPILWWSPDPRLVLDPAALHVPRSLQRTLRRGAYRVSADEAFERVIRRCAERDRPGQQGTWITGEMVDAYVRLHRLGVAHSFEAWEGDALAGGLYGVSLGAAFFGESMFADAPDASKVAFVRSVEWLRSAGVELVDCQVRTEHLVRFGAREIPRAEFLARLARALEQPTLRGRWQLGGAGPPS, from the coding sequence GTGCCCATCTTCCGCCTGCCCCGCGAGCCCGCGTTCCCGGACCCCGCGCTCGCCGAGCCCGACGGGCTGCTGGCGGTGGGCGGCGACCTCGAGCCGGAGCGGCTCCTCACCGCCTATGCCGAGGGGATCTTCCCCTGGTTCGACGCGGAGAGCCCCATCCTCTGGTGGTCGCCGGATCCGCGGCTGGTGCTCGACCCCGCCGCGCTGCACGTGCCCCGCTCGCTGCAGCGGACGCTGCGGCGCGGCGCCTACCGCGTCAGCGCCGACGAGGCGTTCGAGCGGGTCATCCGCCGCTGCGCCGAGCGGGACCGCCCCGGCCAGCAGGGCACCTGGATCACCGGCGAGATGGTGGACGCGTACGTGCGCCTGCACCGCCTGGGCGTCGCCCACTCCTTCGAGGCGTGGGAGGGCGACGCGCTCGCCGGCGGGCTGTACGGCGTCTCGCTGGGCGCGGCGTTCTTCGGCGAGTCCATGTTCGCCGACGCGCCGGACGCGTCCAAGGTCGCGTTCGTGCGCTCCGTCGAGTGGCTCCGGTCGGCGGGCGTCGAGCTGGTGGACTGCCAGGTCCGCACCGAGCACCTGGTCCGCTTCGGCGCGCGCGAGATCCCGCGCGCCGAGTTCCTGGCCCGGCTCGCCCGCGCGCTGGAGCAGCCCACGCTGCGCGGGCGGTGGCAGCTCGGCGGAGCGGGCCCGCCGAGCTAG
- a CDS encoding S9 family peptidase: protein MHAFLLACLVAAGAVAAPLDLAPVPGRPNLLQLGVPEVPPEVSARLEQYENARAAVLRDVSPDGRAMLVTTRFGSTAQLHLVLAPLGMREQLTFGDEPVSDAAFLPGRPERLLYLQDKGGGEFFQLYGLDRRTGRSELLTDGRSRHSDLVVSPDGRRLAYSGTGRNGKDADVYVAEADRPGAARRVVEAEGSWSALDFSRDGRRLLVRRYRAASDADLELVDLATGARTPLLAGKGSVGGAAFSADGRYAYAITDRGAGHAALVRVDLAQPEAAPRPVAPGVAWDVEQVVVARDGTVAFTADADGVSLLHVVDPRTGRLRGVALPGRGVATLRFPSGRSDLLAVGLVSATSPWDAWTVELRGGKAVRWTRSEVGGLDPAGFVEPERVRYPSAGGAEVPALLYRPRGGGRVPVVVNWHGGPESQHRPAFSPMVQFLVAELGVAVLQPNVRGSAGYGKDWLALDDGVRREEALKDVPATFQFIASRPDLDASRAVVWGGSYGGYMVLATLTLFPGLASAGVDVVGISSLPSFLESTQAYRRDLRRAEYGDERVPEVRAVQERISPLGRAGAIRVPLLVIQGANDPRVPRSEAEQIVRAVRANGQEVWYLVALDEGHGFKKKENRDHADAVTVAFLQRMLAGAPPAAQQRGAASAR from the coding sequence ATGCACGCCTTCCTCCTCGCATGCCTCGTCGCGGCCGGCGCCGTGGCCGCCCCGCTCGACCTCGCCCCGGTCCCGGGCCGCCCCAACCTGCTCCAGCTCGGCGTCCCCGAGGTCCCCCCGGAGGTGTCCGCCCGCCTCGAGCAGTACGAGAACGCGCGCGCCGCGGTCCTCCGCGACGTGTCGCCGGACGGCCGGGCCATGCTGGTGACCACGCGGTTCGGCAGCACCGCCCAGCTCCACCTCGTGCTGGCGCCGCTGGGCATGCGCGAGCAGCTCACGTTCGGCGACGAGCCGGTGTCCGACGCCGCGTTCCTGCCGGGCCGGCCGGAGCGACTGCTCTACCTGCAGGACAAGGGCGGCGGCGAGTTCTTCCAGCTCTACGGCCTGGACCGGCGCACCGGCCGCTCGGAGCTGCTCACCGACGGCCGGAGCCGCCACTCGGACCTGGTGGTCTCGCCGGACGGCCGGCGCCTCGCGTACTCGGGGACGGGCCGCAACGGCAAGGACGCGGACGTGTACGTGGCCGAGGCCGACCGGCCCGGCGCCGCGCGGCGCGTGGTGGAGGCGGAGGGGAGCTGGTCGGCGCTCGACTTCTCGCGCGACGGGCGCCGGCTGCTGGTCCGCCGGTACCGCGCCGCCTCCGACGCCGACCTCGAGCTGGTGGACCTCGCGACCGGCGCGCGGACGCCGCTGCTCGCCGGCAAGGGCTCGGTGGGCGGGGCCGCGTTCTCCGCGGACGGGAGGTACGCGTACGCCATCACCGACCGCGGCGCCGGGCACGCGGCGCTGGTCCGCGTGGACCTCGCGCAGCCGGAGGCCGCGCCGCGTCCGGTCGCGCCCGGGGTGGCCTGGGACGTCGAGCAGGTGGTGGTGGCGCGCGACGGCACCGTGGCCTTCACCGCCGACGCGGACGGCGTCTCGCTGCTCCACGTGGTGGACCCGCGCACCGGCCGGCTGCGCGGCGTGGCGCTCCCGGGCCGGGGCGTCGCGACGCTCCGGTTCCCCTCCGGGCGGAGCGACCTCCTCGCGGTCGGGCTGGTGAGCGCCACCTCGCCCTGGGACGCCTGGACGGTCGAGCTCCGCGGCGGGAAGGCGGTGCGCTGGACGCGCTCGGAGGTGGGCGGGCTCGATCCGGCCGGGTTCGTGGAGCCGGAGCGGGTCCGCTACCCGAGCGCCGGCGGCGCGGAGGTGCCGGCGCTCCTGTACCGGCCGCGCGGCGGCGGACGGGTCCCGGTGGTCGTGAACTGGCATGGCGGCCCCGAGAGCCAGCACCGGCCGGCGTTCAGCCCCATGGTGCAGTTCCTGGTGGCGGAGCTGGGCGTGGCGGTGCTCCAGCCGAACGTGCGCGGCTCCGCCGGCTACGGGAAGGACTGGCTCGCGCTCGACGACGGGGTGCGCCGCGAGGAGGCGCTGAAGGACGTCCCGGCCACGTTCCAGTTCATCGCCTCGAGGCCCGACCTCGACGCCTCGCGCGCGGTGGTGTGGGGCGGCTCCTACGGCGGCTATATGGTGCTCGCGACGCTCACGCTGTTCCCGGGCCTGGCGAGCGCCGGCGTGGACGTGGTGGGCATCTCCTCGCTGCCGAGCTTCCTCGAGAGCACCCAGGCGTACCGGCGCGACCTGCGCCGCGCCGAGTACGGCGACGAGCGCGTGCCGGAGGTGCGCGCGGTCCAGGAGCGGATCTCGCCGCTGGGCCGGGCCGGGGCCATCCGCGTGCCGCTGCTCGTCATCCAGGGCGCGAACGACCCGCGCGTCCCGCGCTCCGAGGCCGAGCAGATCGTCCGGGCGGTCCGCGCGAACGGGCAGGAGGTCTGGTACCTCGTCGCGCTCGACGAGGGGCACGGCTTCAAGAAGAAGGAGAACCGCGACCACGCCGACGCGGTCACGGTGGCGTTCCTGCAGCGGATGCTGGCCGGCGCGCCCCCCGCCGCGCAGCAGCGCGGCGCCGCCTCGGCACGCTGA